A DNA window from Hevea brasiliensis isolate MT/VB/25A 57/8 chromosome 2, ASM3005281v1, whole genome shotgun sequence contains the following coding sequences:
- the LOC110652939 gene encoding uncharacterized protein LOC110652939 isoform X3, whose product MGEHERLLPNGLLPNEAASLIRVLDSERWLKAEERTAELIVCIQPNELSEERRNAVADYVQRLIMKCFPCQVFTFGSVPLKTYLPDGDIDLTAFSKNQNMKDSWAHQVHEMLENEEKNENAEFRVKEVQYIQAEVKIIKCLVENIVVDISFNQLGGLCTLCFLEEVDHLINQNHLFKKSIILIKAWCYYESRILGAHHGLISTYALETLVLYIFHVFNNSFAGPLEVLYRFLEFFNKFDWDNFCVSLWGPVPISSLPDVAAEPPRKDGGELLLSKLFLEACSAVYAVFPGGQENQGQPFMSKHFNVIDPLRMNNNLGRSVSKGNFFRIRSAFAFGAKKLARLLDCPKEDIFFEVNQFFMNTWDRHGSGQRPDAPINDLWRLRLSTPELSHGSDNLRYNSNSRTSGCEAQVDVAHGSLSVPSQHGYYPLESSSRSSEVSVFSCSHSQETSINPNNTNNSDQARRESSFNQGLHAERHQKSSKPNNLVSDLQGRYLFARTRSSPELTETYSEVSFHGRHNRAQEAGKGQSSSVRLDNSRRKNLESDNLGSHGIRSSNDDPSSTGQTSSGERLDVAGDSNNASNSYHVDSVQCATGEEFASVIGAQGMHQEEQDFVNMMASSTGLGLNGQVHLPLNLASSHIPLPVSSSVLASMGYLQRNLGGMVHANIPMMDNPWGTNMQFPQGLVSSPLNHYFHGLGLNSSTEDSVEPVNENFSSMEMNLSEANHNFWDEPERGSACIDNGGFEIHQSDDKQHSTSASYNFVPSCRLSGSVSSLRVQQNLTEEAQGSMKEDLIDTSPYQENRGAEVYFDDRMAGSRSFPAVNTSSLRSKTSSESSWEGSPAKASKPTREKRNRKTASSVVPSAFFGKGKNVSEHSSNQADDESQDRNQLSTMCLEMTEKSIVPPSAAATVHDPRHQIPGFETAQTSGSESFIPIAPMLLGPGSRQRTTDNSGVVPFAFYPTGPPVPFVTVLPVYNFPTETGTSGASTSQFSVEEVVDNSDSGQNFDSSERLDQSEVLSTSNSMRRPVFGEPLEHKSDILNSDFASHWQNLQYGRFCQNSRDPTPLVYPSPLMMPPVYLQGRIPWDVPGRPLSTNMNLFTQLMSYGPRLVPVAALQSVSNRPAGVYQHYVDEMPRYRSGTGTYLPNPFQVLILLIFVDFFLNLF is encoded by the exons ATGGGCGAGCATGAGAGGCTATTGCCAAACGGCCTATTGCCTAACGAAGCGGCCTCTCTGATCCGAGTGCTTGACTCGGAGCGATGGTTAAAGGCCGAAGAGAGAACTGCAGAGCTCATTGTCTGCATTCAGCCCAACGAGCTCTCGGAAGAGCGCAGAAATGCTGTAGCGGATTATGTGCAGCGGCTTATCATGAAGTGCTTTCCCTGCCAG GTGTTCACTTTTGGGTCTGTACCTCTTAAGACTTATTTGCCTGATGGAGACATCGACTTAACAGCTTTCAGTAAGAATCAAAATATGAAAGATTCATGGGCTCATCAGGTTCATGAAATGCTGGAGAATGAGGAGAAGAATGAGAATGCTGAATTCCGTGTGAAAGAAGTTCAGTACATTCAGGCAGAG GTGAAGATAATAAAATGTCTTGTGGAAAATATTGTGGTAGACATATCTTTTAATCAGCTTGGTGGGCTATGCACCCTTTGTTTCCTTGAGGAG GTTGATCATTTGATAAatcaaaatcatttattcaagaaAAGTATTATATTGATAAAGGCATGGTGTTATTATGAGAGTCGTATTCTGGGTGCTCACCATGGATTGATTTCCACTTATGCTCTGGAAACCTTAGTTCTTTATATTTTTCATGTTTTCAACAATTCTTTTGCTGGACCGCTTGAG GTTCTCTACCGTTTTCTTGAGTTCTTCAACAAGTTTGACTGGGACAACTTTTGTGTTAGCCTTTGGGGGCCTGTGCCCATCAGTTCACTTCCAGATGTAGCAG CGGAACCTCCTCGAAAGGATGGCGGAGAGTTATTGCTAAGCAAATTATTTCTTGAGGCCTGCAGTGCAGTATATGCTGTTTTCCCTGGCGGCCAAGAAAATCAAGGGCAACCTTTCATGTCCAAACACTTCAATGTTATCGATCCTTTGCGTATGAACAACAACCTTGGACGTAGTGTTAGTAAAG GGAATTTCTTTAGGATACGTAGTGCATTTGCATTTGGGGCTAAAAAGCTGGCGAGGTTACTTGATTGCCCAAAGGAGGACATTTTTTTTGAAGTAAATCAATTCTTTATGAACACCTGGGATAGACATGGTAGTGGCCAGCGTCCCGATGCACCAATAAATGATTTGTGGCGCTTGAGATTGTCAACTCCTGAACTTTCACATGGGTCTGATAATCTCAGGTACAATTCAAATAGCAGAACTTCTggttgtgaagctcaagttgatgTGGCGCATGGTTCACTTAGTGTTCCCTCTCAACATGGTTATTATCCCTTGGAAAGCTCATCCAGAAGTAGTGAAGTTTCTGTATTTTCTTGTAGTCATAGCCAAGAGACTTCTATTAATCCAAATAACACAAACAACTCTGATCAAGCTAGGAGGGAAAGTAGTTTTAATCAGGGCTTGCATGCTGAGAGACACCAGAAAAGTTCTAAACCGAATAACTTGGTCAGTGACCTTCAGGGAAGGTATCTTTTTGCAAGAACACGCTCTAGTCCTGAGCTTACTGAGACATATAGTGAAGTTTCTTTCCATGGGAGGCATAACAGAGCTCAAGAAGCTGGAAAAGGCCAGAGCTCTTCTGTAAGGTTAGATAACAGCAGGAGGAAAAACCTGGAATCAGATAATTTGGGAAGTCATGGAATTAGATCTTCAAATGATGATCCTTCATCCACTGGACAGACCTCATCTGGTGAAAGACTTGATGTTGCTGGTGATTCTAACAATGCCTCAAATAGTTACCATGTAGATTCAGTCCAATGTGCTACTGGTGAAGAATTTGCTTCTGTCATTGGGGCACAGGGGATgcatcaggaggagcaagattttGTTAACATGATGGCATCTTCCACAGGTCTTGGTTTGAATGGACAGGTTCATCTTCCACTGAATTTGGCTTCAAGTCACATACCTCTTCCAGTCTCATCTTCTGTTCTTGCTTCAATGGGATATCTTCAGAGAAACTTGGGTGGAATGGTACATGCTAATATTCCCATGATGGATAATCCTTGGGGCACAAATATGCAATTTCCTCAAGGCTTGGTTTCTTCGCCattaaatcattattttcatggcTTAGGATTGAACTCAAGTACAGAAGATTCAGTTGAACCTGTAAATGAGAATTTTAGTTCGATGGAAATGAACCTCAGTGAGGCTAATCACAATTTCTGGGATGAGCCAGAAAGGGGCTCTGCCTGTATTGACAATGGAGGCTTTGAAATACATCAATCAGATGACAAGCAGCATTCCACTTCAGCTAGCTATAACTTTGTTCCTTCATGCCGATTAAGTGGCTCTGTTAGCTCTTTGAGAGTTCAACAGAACTTAACCGAAGAAGCCCAAGGGTCAATGAAGGAAGATCTCATTGATACTTCACCATATCAAGAGAACAGGGGTGCTGAAGTTTACTTCGATGACAGAATGGCAGGTTCAAGATCCTTTCCTGCTGTGAATACTAGTTCCCTGAGAAGTAAAACCTCTTCTGAGAGTTCATGGGAAGGATCACCTGCAAAGGCATCAAAGCCAACAAGGGAAAAGAGAAATAGGAAAACAGCTTCTTCAGTAGTGCCATCTGCTTTTTTTGGGAAAGGTAAGAATGTGTCTGAACATTCATCCAATCAGGCAGATGATGAAAGCCAAGACCGGAATCAGCTGTCCACAATGTGCCTTGAAATGACTGAAAAAAGCATAGTACCTCCATCTGCTGCTGCTACTGTGCATGATCCAAGGCATCAAATTCCTGGATTTGAAACAGCACAGACAAGTGGATCTGAGTCATTTATACCTATTGCTCCGATGCTTTTAGGTCCTGGTTCAAGGCAAAGAACTACAGATAATTCAGGGGTTGTTCCCTTTGCATTTTATCCTACAGGGCCACCTGTTCCTTTTGTTACAGTGCTTCCAGTGTACAACTTTCCTACTGAGACAGGAACTTCTGGTGCATCAACAAGCCAATTTAGTGTTGAGGAGGTTGTAGATAACAGTGATTCTGGTCAGAATTTTGATTCATCTGAGCGACTTGATCAATCTGAGGTGTTAAGCACTTCTAACTCTATGAGAAGGCCTGTTTTTGGAGAGCCATTGGAGcataaatctgacattcttaacAGTGATTTTGCTAGCCACTGGCAAAACTTGCAATATGGACGGTTTTGCCAAAACTCACGGGATCCCACACCTTTGGTTTATCCTTCACCTCTGATGATGCCACCTGTATATTTACAAGGTCGTATTCCATGGGATGTGCCCGGGAGACCTCTTTCAACCAACATGAATCTTTTCACGCAGCTTATGAGTTATGGGCCACGTCTTGTTCCTGTTGCTGCTCTTCAGTCTGTTTCTAATAGACCTGCTGGTGTTTACCAGCATTATGTTGATGAAATGCCAAGATATCGTAGTGGGACTGGGACCTACCTGCCAAATCCT TTTCAGGTATTGATATTGCTGATTTTTGTAGATTTTTTTCTcaatttattttga
- the LOC110652939 gene encoding uncharacterized protein LOC110652939 isoform X4 encodes MGEHERLLPNGLLPNEAASLIRVLDSERWLKAEERTAELIVCIQPNELSEERRNAVADYVQRLIMKCFPCQVFTFGSVPLKTYLPDGDIDLTAFSKNQNMKDSWAHQVHEMLENEEKNENAEFRVKEVQYIQAEVKIIKCLVENIVVDISFNQLGGLCTLCFLEEVDHLINQNHLFKKSIILIKAWCYYESRILGAHHGLISTYALETLVLYIFHVFNNSFAGPLEVLYRFLEFFNKFDWDNFCVSLWGPVPISSLPDVAAEPPRKDGGELLLSKLFLEACSAVYAVFPGGQENQGQPFMSKHFNVIDPLRMNNNLGRSVSKGNFFRIRSAFAFGAKKLARLLDCPKEDIFFEVNQFFMNTWDRHGSGQRPDAPINDLWRLRLSTPELSHGSDNLRYNSNSRTSGCEAQVDVAHGSLSVPSQHGYYPLESSSRSSEVSVFSCSHSQETSINPNNTNNSDQARRESSFNQGLHAERHQKSSKPNNLVSDLQGRYLFARTRSSPELTETYSEVSFHGRHNRAQEAGKGQSSSVRLDNSRRKNLESDNLGSHGIRSSNDDPSSTGQTSSGERLDVAGDSNNASNSYHVDSVQCATGEEFASVIGAQGMHQEEQDFVNMMASSTGLGLNGQVHLPLNLASSHIPLPVSSSVLASMGYLQRNLGGMVHANIPMMDNPWGTNMQFPQGLVSSPLNHYFHGLGLNSSTEDSVEPVNENFSSMEMNLSEANHNFWDEPERGSACIDNGGFEIHQSDDKQHSTSASYNFVPSCRLSGSVSSLRVQQNLTEEAQGSMKEDLIDTSPYQENRGAEVYFDDRMAGSRSFPAVNTSSLRSKTSSESSWEGSPAKASKPTREKRNRKTASSVVPSAFFGKGKNVSEHSSNQADDESQDRNQLSTMCLEMTEKSIVPPSAAATVHDPRHQIPGFETAQTSGSESFIPIAPMLLGPGSRQRTTDNSGVVPFAFYPTGPPVPFVTVLPVYNFPTETGTSGASTSQFSVEEVVDNSDSGQNFDSSERLDQSEVLSTSNSMRRPVFGEPLEHKSDILNSDFASHWQNLQYGRFCQNSRDPTPLVYPSPLMMPPVYLQGRIPWDVPGRPLSTNMNLFTQLMSYGPRLVPVAALQSVSNRPAGVYQHYVDEMPRYRSGTGTYLPNPVLILLIFVDFFLNLF; translated from the exons ATGGGCGAGCATGAGAGGCTATTGCCAAACGGCCTATTGCCTAACGAAGCGGCCTCTCTGATCCGAGTGCTTGACTCGGAGCGATGGTTAAAGGCCGAAGAGAGAACTGCAGAGCTCATTGTCTGCATTCAGCCCAACGAGCTCTCGGAAGAGCGCAGAAATGCTGTAGCGGATTATGTGCAGCGGCTTATCATGAAGTGCTTTCCCTGCCAG GTGTTCACTTTTGGGTCTGTACCTCTTAAGACTTATTTGCCTGATGGAGACATCGACTTAACAGCTTTCAGTAAGAATCAAAATATGAAAGATTCATGGGCTCATCAGGTTCATGAAATGCTGGAGAATGAGGAGAAGAATGAGAATGCTGAATTCCGTGTGAAAGAAGTTCAGTACATTCAGGCAGAG GTGAAGATAATAAAATGTCTTGTGGAAAATATTGTGGTAGACATATCTTTTAATCAGCTTGGTGGGCTATGCACCCTTTGTTTCCTTGAGGAG GTTGATCATTTGATAAatcaaaatcatttattcaagaaAAGTATTATATTGATAAAGGCATGGTGTTATTATGAGAGTCGTATTCTGGGTGCTCACCATGGATTGATTTCCACTTATGCTCTGGAAACCTTAGTTCTTTATATTTTTCATGTTTTCAACAATTCTTTTGCTGGACCGCTTGAG GTTCTCTACCGTTTTCTTGAGTTCTTCAACAAGTTTGACTGGGACAACTTTTGTGTTAGCCTTTGGGGGCCTGTGCCCATCAGTTCACTTCCAGATGTAGCAG CGGAACCTCCTCGAAAGGATGGCGGAGAGTTATTGCTAAGCAAATTATTTCTTGAGGCCTGCAGTGCAGTATATGCTGTTTTCCCTGGCGGCCAAGAAAATCAAGGGCAACCTTTCATGTCCAAACACTTCAATGTTATCGATCCTTTGCGTATGAACAACAACCTTGGACGTAGTGTTAGTAAAG GGAATTTCTTTAGGATACGTAGTGCATTTGCATTTGGGGCTAAAAAGCTGGCGAGGTTACTTGATTGCCCAAAGGAGGACATTTTTTTTGAAGTAAATCAATTCTTTATGAACACCTGGGATAGACATGGTAGTGGCCAGCGTCCCGATGCACCAATAAATGATTTGTGGCGCTTGAGATTGTCAACTCCTGAACTTTCACATGGGTCTGATAATCTCAGGTACAATTCAAATAGCAGAACTTCTggttgtgaagctcaagttgatgTGGCGCATGGTTCACTTAGTGTTCCCTCTCAACATGGTTATTATCCCTTGGAAAGCTCATCCAGAAGTAGTGAAGTTTCTGTATTTTCTTGTAGTCATAGCCAAGAGACTTCTATTAATCCAAATAACACAAACAACTCTGATCAAGCTAGGAGGGAAAGTAGTTTTAATCAGGGCTTGCATGCTGAGAGACACCAGAAAAGTTCTAAACCGAATAACTTGGTCAGTGACCTTCAGGGAAGGTATCTTTTTGCAAGAACACGCTCTAGTCCTGAGCTTACTGAGACATATAGTGAAGTTTCTTTCCATGGGAGGCATAACAGAGCTCAAGAAGCTGGAAAAGGCCAGAGCTCTTCTGTAAGGTTAGATAACAGCAGGAGGAAAAACCTGGAATCAGATAATTTGGGAAGTCATGGAATTAGATCTTCAAATGATGATCCTTCATCCACTGGACAGACCTCATCTGGTGAAAGACTTGATGTTGCTGGTGATTCTAACAATGCCTCAAATAGTTACCATGTAGATTCAGTCCAATGTGCTACTGGTGAAGAATTTGCTTCTGTCATTGGGGCACAGGGGATgcatcaggaggagcaagattttGTTAACATGATGGCATCTTCCACAGGTCTTGGTTTGAATGGACAGGTTCATCTTCCACTGAATTTGGCTTCAAGTCACATACCTCTTCCAGTCTCATCTTCTGTTCTTGCTTCAATGGGATATCTTCAGAGAAACTTGGGTGGAATGGTACATGCTAATATTCCCATGATGGATAATCCTTGGGGCACAAATATGCAATTTCCTCAAGGCTTGGTTTCTTCGCCattaaatcattattttcatggcTTAGGATTGAACTCAAGTACAGAAGATTCAGTTGAACCTGTAAATGAGAATTTTAGTTCGATGGAAATGAACCTCAGTGAGGCTAATCACAATTTCTGGGATGAGCCAGAAAGGGGCTCTGCCTGTATTGACAATGGAGGCTTTGAAATACATCAATCAGATGACAAGCAGCATTCCACTTCAGCTAGCTATAACTTTGTTCCTTCATGCCGATTAAGTGGCTCTGTTAGCTCTTTGAGAGTTCAACAGAACTTAACCGAAGAAGCCCAAGGGTCAATGAAGGAAGATCTCATTGATACTTCACCATATCAAGAGAACAGGGGTGCTGAAGTTTACTTCGATGACAGAATGGCAGGTTCAAGATCCTTTCCTGCTGTGAATACTAGTTCCCTGAGAAGTAAAACCTCTTCTGAGAGTTCATGGGAAGGATCACCTGCAAAGGCATCAAAGCCAACAAGGGAAAAGAGAAATAGGAAAACAGCTTCTTCAGTAGTGCCATCTGCTTTTTTTGGGAAAGGTAAGAATGTGTCTGAACATTCATCCAATCAGGCAGATGATGAAAGCCAAGACCGGAATCAGCTGTCCACAATGTGCCTTGAAATGACTGAAAAAAGCATAGTACCTCCATCTGCTGCTGCTACTGTGCATGATCCAAGGCATCAAATTCCTGGATTTGAAACAGCACAGACAAGTGGATCTGAGTCATTTATACCTATTGCTCCGATGCTTTTAGGTCCTGGTTCAAGGCAAAGAACTACAGATAATTCAGGGGTTGTTCCCTTTGCATTTTATCCTACAGGGCCACCTGTTCCTTTTGTTACAGTGCTTCCAGTGTACAACTTTCCTACTGAGACAGGAACTTCTGGTGCATCAACAAGCCAATTTAGTGTTGAGGAGGTTGTAGATAACAGTGATTCTGGTCAGAATTTTGATTCATCTGAGCGACTTGATCAATCTGAGGTGTTAAGCACTTCTAACTCTATGAGAAGGCCTGTTTTTGGAGAGCCATTGGAGcataaatctgacattcttaacAGTGATTTTGCTAGCCACTGGCAAAACTTGCAATATGGACGGTTTTGCCAAAACTCACGGGATCCCACACCTTTGGTTTATCCTTCACCTCTGATGATGCCACCTGTATATTTACAAGGTCGTATTCCATGGGATGTGCCCGGGAGACCTCTTTCAACCAACATGAATCTTTTCACGCAGCTTATGAGTTATGGGCCACGTCTTGTTCCTGTTGCTGCTCTTCAGTCTGTTTCTAATAGACCTGCTGGTGTTTACCAGCATTATGTTGATGAAATGCCAAGATATCGTAGTGGGACTGGGACCTACCTGCCAAATCCT GTATTGATATTGCTGATTTTTGTAGATTTTTTTCTcaatttattttga